A genomic segment from Luteolibacter ambystomatis encodes:
- a CDS encoding alkaline phosphatase family protein → MKHLLVPLCALLPTLAAAAPGPGTANDFKGRHVLIVGIDGLRSDAFQAAKAPVLQNLAKTGTATMKSVAGGDLNGPTKQPTISGPGWTTLLTGTYTNKHGVVGNGTNPCDQQPVPKGGSYQSKAAPHFAKYLKEAVPSASIASITSWPWIETYMIAPQTQYFDMHVAAPGKDYLVKDEEVSRQAAELLKTGNPDVMFLHYSQVDGAGHSTGFATDNPAYLSAIEHVDGLVAQVMDAVKARPQIAKESWLVIVVTDHGGNGRSHGGQSEGERTIPMIVAGKGSSGRGIVDETPGQHVVPATVFEFLGVPVKAEWGWEPGTFGLGKPATVGTPLEKPKS, encoded by the coding sequence ATGAAACACCTTCTTGTTCCGCTCTGCGCGCTTCTTCCGACACTGGCTGCGGCGGCTCCAGGGCCGGGCACGGCCAACGATTTCAAAGGCAGGCACGTGCTGATCGTTGGCATCGACGGCCTGCGCTCGGATGCCTTCCAGGCGGCGAAGGCTCCGGTCCTTCAGAACCTCGCGAAGACCGGTACGGCCACGATGAAGTCGGTGGCTGGTGGCGACCTGAACGGTCCGACCAAGCAGCCGACCATCAGCGGTCCCGGCTGGACCACGCTGCTCACCGGCACCTACACCAACAAACACGGCGTGGTGGGCAATGGCACCAATCCCTGCGACCAGCAGCCGGTGCCGAAGGGTGGCTCCTACCAATCCAAGGCGGCCCCCCATTTCGCGAAGTATCTGAAGGAAGCCGTTCCCTCGGCGAGCATTGCTTCGATTACGAGCTGGCCCTGGATCGAGACCTACATGATCGCGCCCCAGACCCAGTACTTCGACATGCACGTGGCGGCTCCGGGCAAGGACTACCTCGTGAAGGATGAGGAAGTATCCCGCCAGGCCGCGGAGCTGCTGAAGACCGGCAATCCGGATGTGATGTTCCTCCACTATTCGCAGGTGGATGGCGCGGGACACTCCACCGGCTTCGCCACCGACAATCCGGCCTACCTTTCCGCCATCGAGCACGTTGATGGTCTGGTCGCTCAGGTGATGGATGCCGTGAAAGCGCGGCCGCAGATTGCCAAGGAGAGCTGGCTGGTGATCGTGGTCACGGATCACGGCGGCAACGGCCGCTCGCACGGCGGCCAATCCGAAGGCGAGCGCACCATTCCGATGATCGTGGCGGGCAAGGGCAGCTCGGGCCGCGGCATCGTCGATGAAACGCCGGGCCAGCACGTGGTTCCGGCCACGGTTTTCGAGTTCCTCGGAGTGCCGGTGAAAGCGGAGTGGGGCTGGGAGCCGGGCACCTTCGGCCTCGGCAAGCCCGCGACCGTGGGGACGCCATTGGAAAAACCGAAGTCCTGA
- a CDS encoding alkaline phosphatase family protein: MMNRILPCLVALAPAVWADPGPGDANDFHGKRVLIIGIDGLRSDALKAAKAPVIQGLAKAGSVTWTAVAGGAEEGPTHQPTISGPGWTSILTGTCIDKHGVSGNSMKPGIYQVEKAPHFARRLKETVPTACVASFTSWNWIEDYLIAAQPDAVDHHEKGIGKAYPERDADVKAKALDYLAKANPDVIFVHFDQVDGAGHSTGFSTENPKYMTAITTVDGLVGEIMASVKKRPQYAKESWMVILTTDHGGKGTSHGGQSPEERTIPMIVAGRSVPKLGVSKETPGQFVVPATTFQYLGVPVKAEWGWEPGTFGLQKPVIVSSAKGQPKS; this comes from the coding sequence ATGATGAACCGCATTCTTCCTTGCCTCGTGGCACTTGCTCCCGCCGTGTGGGCCGATCCCGGTCCCGGCGATGCCAACGACTTCCACGGCAAGCGCGTGCTCATCATCGGCATCGATGGCCTGCGATCCGATGCACTCAAGGCGGCGAAGGCACCGGTCATCCAAGGTCTGGCCAAGGCGGGCTCGGTCACATGGACCGCGGTGGCGGGTGGAGCGGAAGAAGGCCCGACCCATCAGCCGACCATCAGCGGCCCCGGCTGGACCTCGATTCTCACCGGCACTTGCATCGACAAGCATGGTGTTTCCGGCAACTCGATGAAGCCTGGCATCTACCAGGTCGAGAAGGCTCCCCACTTCGCCAGGCGTCTCAAGGAAACCGTGCCGACCGCCTGCGTCGCGTCCTTCACCAGTTGGAATTGGATCGAGGACTACCTCATCGCCGCCCAGCCGGATGCGGTGGATCACCATGAGAAGGGCATCGGCAAGGCGTATCCCGAGCGGGATGCCGACGTGAAAGCGAAGGCGCTCGACTATCTGGCCAAAGCGAACCCGGATGTGATCTTCGTGCATTTCGACCAGGTCGATGGCGCGGGGCACTCCACCGGCTTCTCCACGGAGAATCCGAAGTACATGACCGCGATCACCACCGTGGACGGACTGGTGGGCGAGATCATGGCCTCGGTGAAGAAACGCCCGCAGTATGCCAAGGAAAGCTGGATGGTGATCCTCACCACCGACCACGGCGGCAAGGGCACGTCCCACGGCGGTCAATCGCCGGAAGAGCGCACCATCCCCATGATCGTGGCCGGGCGTTCCGTGCCGAAGCTGGGTGTCTCGAAGGAAACGCCGGGTCAGTTCGTGGTGCCTGCCACCACCTTCCAATACCTCGGCGTGCCGGTGAAGGCGGAGTGGGGATGGGAGCCCGGCACCTTCGGGCTCCAGAAGCCGGTGATCGTCTCCTCGGCAAAGGGCCAGCCGAAGTCCTGA
- a CDS encoding HAD family hydrolase: MISSISDPNAGVTGTPGEAHVTAILQCVDDTRRAILAKGGPGGTPLVEDGCVFLCFWDFDGTILHGDCCEGHAEGGRVIYSGLLEEIILGGFAAGYPATPRGVAKGISDYRRLERENGAGTAYAFLAQMMSGAREEEVFELAARHFRTRQMTHVFDSSFRMIEGLRAMGVVVHVVSASPDVFIRAIAAELGLDVGRSRGIRTEIENGLLTARLDHPVTYGSGKTAAVMDEVTRARREHPEKQVFVLAGFGNSHHTDGPFLDHIADQILPAGQPLAVMINEIPKSRAFLHVSQQAVRGGLSRS, from the coding sequence TTGATCTCTTCCATTTCCGATCCGAACGCCGGTGTCACCGGCACTCCAGGCGAGGCCCATGTCACCGCCATTCTCCAGTGCGTGGATGACACCCGGCGGGCCATCCTTGCCAAGGGCGGCCCTGGTGGCACGCCGCTGGTGGAGGACGGCTGCGTCTTCCTCTGCTTCTGGGATTTCGATGGCACCATCCTGCATGGGGATTGTTGCGAGGGCCATGCCGAGGGCGGCCGGGTGATCTACAGCGGCCTGCTGGAGGAAATCATCCTGGGCGGTTTCGCGGCCGGTTATCCCGCCACCCCTCGAGGGGTGGCCAAGGGCATTTCCGACTACCGCCGTCTGGAGCGGGAAAACGGTGCCGGGACGGCCTATGCGTTTCTGGCGCAGATGATGAGCGGTGCCCGGGAGGAAGAGGTGTTCGAGCTTGCCGCCCGGCATTTCCGCACCCGCCAGATGACGCATGTGTTTGACTCGTCGTTCCGGATGATCGAGGGGCTGCGTGCCATGGGTGTCGTCGTGCATGTCGTTTCCGCCAGTCCGGATGTCTTCATCCGGGCCATTGCGGCCGAGCTGGGCCTGGATGTGGGCCGCAGCCGCGGCATCCGCACGGAGATTGAGAACGGTCTGCTCACCGCCCGCCTCGATCACCCCGTCACCTACGGCAGCGGCAAGACGGCGGCGGTCATGGATGAGGTGACACGCGCGCGCCGCGAGCACCCGGAGAAACAGGTTTTCGTGCTGGCCGGCTTCGGCAACAGCCATCACACCGATGGTCCGTTCCTCGATCACATCGCGGATCAGATCCTGCCTGCCGGCCAACCGCTGGCGGTGATGATCAATGAGATCCCGAAGAGCCGCGCGTTTCTGCATGTCAGCCAGCAGGCCGTCCGCGGCGGCTTGTCACGATCCTGA
- a CDS encoding phosphatase PAP2 family protein, producing MDTIDPPEPDLLASAVPIPGVFAPERPVVRTSAYRRFRRDVLREWRGLVEEWTSGSLKQWTLAGVVVSLLMMWKVDGPWLQGILTHLRSCPPPEALGTINFCRWVNVAGDFGFSLLIFVILSAIHSVKRSPFIRRLAVSVLVSSLVVGAAARVVKIGVGRVRPREMTRQHLQPWSCVGPALDANYNSFPSGHSSFAAAGSGPVLMAAPWAGIPLTACTLVIGGSRAVGMYHHPSDVVAGIWLGAMIGCTSGMRLRRLTQRARRIAACRAA from the coding sequence ATGGACACCATCGACCCCCCGGAACCTGATCTTCTCGCCTCCGCCGTACCGATTCCCGGCGTGTTCGCTCCCGAGCGCCCGGTGGTGCGCACCAGTGCTTACCGGCGATTCCGCAGGGATGTGCTCCGCGAGTGGCGTGGGTTGGTCGAAGAGTGGACGAGCGGCTCTCTCAAGCAGTGGACCCTTGCCGGAGTGGTCGTCAGCCTGCTGATGATGTGGAAGGTGGATGGTCCGTGGCTGCAGGGGATCCTCACCCATCTCCGCAGCTGTCCTCCCCCCGAGGCCCTCGGGACGATCAATTTCTGCCGCTGGGTGAATGTGGCGGGAGATTTCGGATTCTCGTTGCTCATTTTCGTGATCCTTTCCGCCATTCACTCGGTGAAGCGTTCGCCGTTCATCCGTCGCCTGGCGGTGAGCGTGCTGGTCTCCTCCCTGGTTGTGGGTGCCGCTGCCCGGGTGGTGAAGATCGGCGTGGGCCGGGTGCGGCCGCGCGAAATGACACGCCAGCATCTTCAGCCATGGTCCTGTGTCGGTCCGGCCTTGGATGCGAACTACAACAGCTTCCCCTCCGGTCATTCCTCATTCGCCGCCGCCGGATCCGGCCCTGTCCTGATGGCCGCGCCATGGGCGGGGATTCCCCTGACCGCTTGCACGCTGGTGATCGGCGGTTCACGTGCGGTCGGAATGTATCATCATCCGTCGGATGTAGTCGCCGGAATCTGGCTCGGTGCCATGATCGGCTGCACTTCCGGCATGCGTCTGCGGCGCTTGACCCAGCGGGCCCGCCGCATCGCCGCCTGCCGGGCGGCATGA
- a CDS encoding beta strand repeat-containing protein has protein sequence MKPSRLFFCFLLSASPSMAASVTWNEAGPTNNWNTTDANWTGGASVFTNGDSATFGAATGETVTVDAAGVTPASTAITGNGSYTLSGGSILGGTLAKGGTGTLTLSAANSFSSVGISSGTLSQTTGAISTALVSGGNYTALGAGPISFTYTAGITPLFFGATGTLTNAITLPTANVETRFSGSAGGRITTFSGLITGGNASATLRLDNNTAAGVGRFKFTNASNTFTMSRFLINRGGLEFTSDGALGNANNDLTLDVTNTADGTGLIFGADNITLNSARAVTVATTTVINTQAFTGSRIDGPMTVTGQTIKTGTGNLILNGTGSGTGGLQINAGTVQVGNGGTTGSITTPVNANGAATTLSFNRSDAVTYGAVLSGTGSLVQSGTGTLTLSAANTFTGATTVNAGTLNVTGSSAAAGTIAINGGTFKFGAAADPIGTYTAASLTQSAGNLSLDVSAGSKDTLNLTGNYTTTGGGIMVNVLAAPNVGVPYNLVNYTGTLSAHPPVTFTGLGGSRLAGTVDYGTGTNSVISVTFNGVIGNLVWTGANGTSWDTTAQNWLNGGSGDAFFQQDAVFFDDSASNFTPVLSGTLQPSSVVFSNASNTYTLSGSGSLDGNGTLSITGGGTVVVNNTNTLTGQTTITAGILQIGNGGTSGSLGTGPVANNASLVFNRSDTAVFPNSVTGSGTITQSGTGTTVLTGDINSSGFIWVATGALQVGNGGTTGSIGANPSSLQVDTSLIVNRSSATTIAAPISGAGTLTKLGAGALTLSGTNTFTGATTITAGSVVMANPDALAGSPVVFNGGQLAFNFGNGTTTTVSHDFTLPATGQQQFITTAPTSATTVRLTGKISGGTAGQTYRLVDSNVGGNHNNVLTLENPANDFQGRVEIWRGSLVFTSNEALGNPANGIRHESENLNGALRFGADNIVLAATRAIELGGNDDPIDVQAFTGTILGPVSGAGRFVKQGTGRLIMPAAMTTTAVSSIAAGTLQVDGTWSTSASALTVAVPGTLAGIGTINRPVTVNGTLAPGNGVGTLTVGNTTTFGAGSTYAFQIGDWTGAAGTGYDQLASTAVAITATAASKLTVVVDASTMVNFTDANKTFVIATGTQSGLALDNWTVTTTGFSGIGTWKLQVNGNQLELVYALGTPFDNWANSFGSLPANKRGVLDDYDNDGTPNLLEYVLGGNPTLMDGTAIAPTTQQSGSNLLFIYSRSDASELDTTQTVQYGSDLTGWTDVPIGATSGGMVMIAENDVAADTVQVTIPTTGNPKLFVRLKVTKSGS, from the coding sequence ATGAAACCTTCCCGCCTCTTCTTCTGCTTTCTTCTCTCCGCTTCCCCCTCCATGGCCGCCAGTGTCACATGGAACGAAGCCGGGCCTACCAACAACTGGAACACCACCGATGCGAACTGGACCGGTGGTGCCTCGGTTTTCACCAACGGTGACAGCGCCACTTTCGGCGCGGCCACCGGAGAAACGGTCACCGTTGATGCCGCGGGCGTGACCCCCGCGTCCACCGCCATCACCGGCAACGGCAGCTACACCCTCAGCGGTGGCTCGATCCTGGGTGGAACCCTTGCCAAAGGCGGCACCGGGACTCTGACCCTTTCCGCCGCCAACAGTTTCTCCTCGGTGGGGATTTCCTCCGGAACCCTGTCCCAGACCACGGGTGCCATTTCCACCGCGCTGGTCAGCGGCGGCAATTACACCGCGCTCGGCGCCGGTCCGATTTCGTTTACCTACACGGCGGGCATCACGCCGCTGTTCTTCGGTGCGACCGGCACGCTGACAAATGCCATCACGTTGCCGACCGCGAACGTGGAGACCCGCTTTTCGGGAAGTGCCGGCGGCCGTATCACGACCTTCTCGGGATTGATCACCGGAGGCAATGCTTCGGCCACCCTCCGCTTGGACAACAACACGGCTGCGGGTGTGGGTCGGTTCAAGTTCACGAACGCCTCCAATACGTTCACCATGAGCCGCTTCCTCATCAACCGGGGCGGACTTGAATTCACCAGCGACGGCGCGCTCGGAAACGCGAACAACGACCTTACTCTCGACGTCACCAATACCGCGGATGGCACCGGCCTGATTTTCGGCGCGGACAACATCACCCTGAACAGCGCGCGCGCCGTGACGGTGGCCACGACCACGGTGATCAACACGCAGGCGTTCACCGGCAGCCGCATTGATGGTCCCATGACCGTCACCGGCCAGACGATCAAGACCGGTACCGGCAATCTGATCCTGAACGGCACGGGCTCCGGCACCGGCGGATTGCAGATCAATGCCGGCACCGTGCAGGTCGGCAACGGCGGCACCACCGGCTCGATCACCACTCCGGTGAATGCGAACGGTGCGGCCACCACGCTTTCGTTCAACCGGAGCGATGCCGTGACCTATGGGGCGGTTTTGTCCGGCACGGGCAGCCTGGTCCAGAGTGGCACCGGCACCCTGACGCTTTCCGCTGCGAATACCTTTACGGGTGCCACCACCGTCAATGCAGGCACCTTGAACGTGACGGGATCCTCGGCCGCGGCCGGAACGATCGCGATCAACGGAGGCACCTTCAAATTCGGTGCCGCCGCCGATCCGATCGGCACCTACACCGCCGCTTCGCTCACGCAGTCCGCTGGCAACCTGTCCCTGGATGTCTCGGCCGGCAGCAAGGACACTCTCAATCTCACCGGCAACTACACCACCACCGGCGGGGGCATCATGGTGAACGTGCTTGCGGCCCCCAATGTCGGCGTGCCGTACAATCTGGTGAACTACACCGGCACCCTTTCCGCGCATCCGCCGGTGACCTTCACCGGACTCGGCGGCAGCCGTCTCGCCGGGACGGTGGACTATGGCACCGGCACCAACAGCGTGATCAGCGTGACCTTCAATGGCGTGATCGGGAACCTCGTGTGGACCGGAGCGAATGGGACGTCCTGGGATACCACCGCGCAGAACTGGCTCAATGGTGGCAGCGGGGATGCCTTCTTCCAGCAGGACGCCGTGTTTTTCGATGACAGCGCGTCGAACTTCACGCCGGTGCTGTCCGGCACGCTCCAGCCGAGCAGCGTGGTATTCAGCAACGCCAGCAACACCTACACGCTCTCCGGATCCGGCAGCCTTGATGGCAACGGCACCTTGAGCATCACCGGCGGTGGCACCGTGGTGGTGAACAATACCAACACCCTCACGGGCCAGACCACCATCACCGCGGGCATCCTGCAGATCGGCAATGGAGGAACGTCCGGCAGCCTGGGAACGGGGCCGGTCGCAAACAACGCCAGCCTGGTGTTCAACCGGTCGGACACGGCCGTGTTTCCAAACTCGGTGACGGGCTCGGGCACCATCACCCAATCGGGCACCGGCACCACGGTGCTGACGGGGGACATCAACTCCTCCGGTTTCATTTGGGTCGCGACGGGTGCCCTGCAGGTTGGCAATGGCGGCACCACCGGCTCCATCGGAGCCAATCCCAGCAGCCTCCAGGTGGACACCAGCCTGATTGTGAACCGCAGCTCGGCCACGACCATTGCAGCGCCCATCAGCGGGGCCGGCACCCTGACCAAGCTCGGGGCGGGTGCGCTGACCTTGTCCGGCACGAACACCTTCACGGGTGCGACGACGATTACCGCGGGGTCCGTGGTGATGGCGAATCCGGATGCGCTGGCTGGCAGCCCGGTGGTCTTCAATGGCGGCCAGCTCGCGTTCAACTTCGGCAACGGCACCACAACCACCGTTTCGCATGATTTCACGTTGCCCGCGACCGGCCAGCAGCAGTTCATCACCACCGCTCCCACGTCAGCGACCACGGTGCGGTTGACTGGAAAGATCAGCGGTGGAACCGCCGGACAAACCTACCGCCTGGTGGACTCCAATGTGGGCGGAAACCACAACAACGTGCTGACCCTCGAAAACCCGGCGAACGACTTCCAGGGCCGGGTGGAAATCTGGCGCGGCTCGCTGGTCTTCACCTCGAACGAGGCATTGGGAAATCCTGCCAACGGCATCCGTCACGAGTCGGAGAATTTGAACGGAGCCCTGCGCTTTGGCGCTGACAATATCGTGCTCGCGGCAACCCGCGCGATCGAACTGGGTGGCAATGACGATCCGATCGACGTGCAGGCATTCACGGGCACGATCCTCGGCCCGGTCAGTGGTGCGGGTCGCTTCGTCAAGCAAGGCACCGGCCGCTTGATCATGCCCGCCGCCATGACGACCACGGCGGTTTCTTCCATTGCCGCGGGAACCCTCCAGGTGGATGGCACCTGGTCCACCTCGGCGTCCGCCCTCACCGTGGCCGTACCCGGCACACTCGCGGGCATCGGCACGATCAACCGTCCGGTCACGGTGAATGGCACGCTCGCTCCGGGCAATGGCGTGGGCACGCTGACGGTAGGAAACACCACCACGTTTGGTGCGGGTTCCACCTATGCCTTCCAAATCGGAGATTGGACCGGTGCCGCAGGCACGGGCTACGACCAGCTTGCTTCCACCGCGGTGGCCATTACCGCCACGGCCGCATCGAAGCTGACCGTGGTTGTGGATGCTTCCACGATGGTGAACTTCACCGATGCCAACAAGACCTTCGTCATCGCCACCGGCACCCAGAGCGGCCTCGCCCTGGACAACTGGACGGTGACTACCACCGGTTTCAGCGGAATCGGCACATGGAAGCTGCAGGTCAACGGCAACCAGCTCGAGTTGGTGTATGCGCTGGGCACTCCCTTCGACAACTGGGCGAACAGCTTCGGCTCGCTGCCGGCGAACAAGCGCGGCGTGCTCGATGACTATGACAACGATGGCACGCCGAACCTTCTGGAGTACGTGTTGGGCGGCAATCCCACCTTGATGGATGGCACCGCCATCGCCCCCACCACCCAGCAGAGCGGATCCAACCTCCTCTTCATCTACAGCCGCAGCGATGCCTCGGAGCTCGATACCACCCAGACCGTCCAATATGGCAGCGATCTGACGGGCTGGACCGACGTGCCGATCGGCGCGACCAGCGGCGGCATGGTGATGATTGCGGAAAATGATGTGGCCGCGGACACGGTGCAAGTGACCATCCCCACGACGGGCAACCCCAAACTCTTTGTCCGTCTCAAGGTAACCAAGAGCGGCTCCTGA
- a CDS encoding metallophosphoesterase family protein, which yields MNTRRQFLKAALAVSATYPLPLLAAGSSAKKIRIGMITDIHKDLVPDADERLKAFMAAMDQVKADAIMQLGDFCQPKPANRAFTDIFNAFTGPKYHVLGNHDMDGGFKREQTMVFWSMQARYYSFDLGGFHFIVLDGNDRPAGWKGGYPHYLADDQVAWLKEDLEKTKLSTFIFSHQSFERPMCIDNQEAVRAILEAAKTPDGRRKVAACFNGHWHIDHERVINGIPYIHVNSASYYYMGGNWKKGKADPELAKTFPLYAYNAGYKKPIFTMLEIDPAAGTFTMRGMKGEWDGPSPQELGYKSDEVENDWLKPSITEVKERIS from the coding sequence ATGAACACCCGCCGCCAGTTTCTCAAAGCCGCCCTTGCTGTCTCGGCCACCTATCCGTTGCCGCTGCTGGCCGCGGGATCTTCCGCGAAGAAGATCCGAATCGGCATGATCACGGACATCCACAAGGACCTGGTGCCGGATGCGGATGAGCGCCTGAAGGCCTTCATGGCGGCGATGGATCAGGTGAAGGCGGATGCCATCATGCAGCTCGGCGACTTCTGCCAGCCGAAGCCCGCGAACCGCGCCTTCACCGACATCTTCAATGCCTTCACCGGGCCGAAGTACCACGTGCTGGGCAACCACGACATGGACGGCGGCTTCAAGCGCGAGCAGACCATGGTGTTCTGGAGCATGCAGGCCCGCTACTATTCCTTCGACCTCGGCGGGTTCCACTTCATCGTGCTCGATGGCAACGACCGCCCCGCCGGTTGGAAAGGCGGCTATCCGCACTACCTCGCCGATGACCAGGTCGCATGGCTGAAGGAGGATCTGGAAAAAACGAAGCTCAGCACCTTCATCTTCTCCCACCAGAGCTTCGAGCGTCCGATGTGCATCGATAACCAGGAGGCGGTGCGCGCCATCCTGGAAGCCGCGAAGACGCCGGACGGCAGGCGCAAGGTGGCCGCTTGCTTCAACGGCCACTGGCACATCGACCACGAGCGCGTGATCAACGGCATCCCTTACATCCACGTGAACTCCGCTTCTTATTACTACATGGGTGGTAATTGGAAGAAGGGCAAGGCGGACCCGGAGCTGGCGAAGACCTTCCCGCTCTACGCCTACAATGCGGGCTACAAGAAGCCCATTTTCACCATGCTGGAGATCGATCCGGCCGCAGGCACGTTCACCATGCGCGGCATGAAAGGCGAGTGGGACGGCCCCTCGCCCCAGGAGCTTGGCTACAAGTCCGACGAGGTGGAGAACGATTGGCTCAAGCCCTCCATCACCGAGGTGAAGGAGCGCATTTCCTAG
- a CDS encoding FAD-dependent oxidoreductase produces MKQSWDHIIVGGGILGASFASALLAQGKRVALFERFSRPNGGSVRNFGLAWPFIAPDLASIPLGLRTAEIYRTLSDEFHFGWNPCGSLLVAETAVEAAVLADFETKAGDYGLNCRMLEPRDAIRHHPRLLKDGMQGALAFPDAAALEPRIFVACWLEWLRDRKGLGYFPSTTVVRIEEGCTVHTASGDRFQAPHVLVCAGEEFQTLFPETFIRSGIRRCKLSMLQTEPLGLPRGIPGLAFGRSLRHYPVFSGSPAFANMLAEPSDAASDRLGIHLLVKPAPDGSLVIGDSHEYTAPDEPPDFDQTAEVEQLLFRLAHRHLRGCPFLVSKRWLGYYAKHPEKPWIEEHPLPGVTVLCGLTIGMSVGPAFAEQQVAGWRQLSKM; encoded by the coding sequence ATGAAGCAGTCTTGGGATCACATTATTGTCGGCGGCGGAATCCTTGGAGCTTCGTTCGCGTCGGCGCTGCTTGCACAGGGGAAGCGTGTCGCCTTGTTCGAGCGTTTCTCCCGTCCGAATGGTGGTTCGGTGCGGAACTTCGGCCTCGCATGGCCGTTCATCGCGCCGGATCTGGCATCGATCCCTCTCGGTCTGAGGACGGCGGAGATCTATCGGACGCTGTCGGATGAATTCCATTTCGGCTGGAACCCATGCGGCTCGCTGCTGGTGGCGGAGACGGCTGTGGAGGCCGCCGTGCTCGCGGACTTTGAAACCAAAGCCGGAGACTACGGGTTGAACTGCCGGATGCTGGAACCGCGGGATGCGATCCGGCATCATCCCCGCTTGTTGAAGGATGGCATGCAGGGCGCGCTGGCGTTTCCGGATGCGGCCGCGTTGGAGCCGCGGATCTTCGTCGCCTGTTGGCTGGAGTGGCTGCGGGATCGGAAAGGGCTCGGTTATTTTCCGTCCACCACCGTCGTGCGGATTGAGGAAGGCTGCACGGTGCATACCGCGTCCGGGGATCGCTTCCAGGCTCCGCACGTGCTGGTGTGCGCGGGCGAGGAGTTCCAGACGTTGTTTCCGGAAACTTTCATCCGCAGTGGCATCCGCCGGTGCAAGCTGTCCATGCTCCAGACGGAGCCACTGGGTCTTCCGCGTGGAATCCCCGGCCTGGCATTCGGGAGGTCGCTGCGCCATTACCCGGTGTTCTCCGGCTCGCCCGCGTTTGCGAACATGCTCGCGGAGCCCAGTGACGCGGCTTCCGATCGTCTCGGCATCCATCTGCTGGTCAAGCCCGCACCGGATGGCTCGCTGGTGATCGGGGACTCGCATGAATACACCGCGCCGGATGAACCACCGGATTTCGACCAGACCGCTGAGGTGGAGCAACTGCTGTTCCGGCTCGCGCACCGGCATTTGAGAGGTTGTCCGTTCCTCGTGTCGAAGCGCTGGCTCGGCTACTATGCGAAGCACCCGGAAAAGCCGTGGATCGAGGAGCATCCGTTGCCCGGCGTCACCGTCCTCTGCGGGCTCACCATCGGAATGTCCGTGGGACCGGCCTTCGCCGAGCAACAGGTGGCCGGTTGGCGGCAATTGTCGAAAATGTAA
- a CDS encoding endonuclease/exonuclease/phosphatase family protein: protein MNPRALLIAALAAPVLACAAEPLGRFSDDPSKLRVMQWNILHGGRDDGKEEGPKRVVEVIRDAKPDIVSMQETYGSGEFISKELGFHFHPRGTNVSIHTRYPVVEDISVYKEFCCSGALLELPGGKKIAFYAVWLGYSKEIWEKGTREGLDDNQLIAACKASETDIDGILSGIKERLKDPKYADVPVLICGDFNSMSHFDYIPAARSQYGTVIRWPTSVAITKAGFTDSYRELHPVVDRMKDRTWSPRFPEQQQDRIDYIYYKGRNLKALSCVTDEKHAVKFPSDHSALVADFQVR, encoded by the coding sequence ATGAATCCACGCGCCTTGTTGATCGCGGCTCTTGCCGCTCCCGTTCTCGCCTGTGCGGCGGAACCCCTCGGACGTTTCAGTGACGACCCATCGAAGCTGCGGGTGATGCAGTGGAATATTCTCCACGGCGGCCGCGATGATGGAAAAGAAGAAGGCCCGAAGCGGGTGGTCGAGGTGATCCGGGACGCGAAGCCGGACATCGTCTCGATGCAGGAAACCTACGGCTCCGGCGAATTCATCAGCAAGGAGCTGGGGTTCCATTTCCATCCGCGCGGGACGAATGTCTCGATCCACACCCGCTATCCGGTGGTGGAGGATATTTCCGTTTACAAGGAATTCTGCTGCTCCGGCGCGCTGCTGGAGCTGCCGGGTGGCAAAAAGATCGCCTTCTATGCGGTGTGGCTCGGGTACAGCAAGGAGATCTGGGAGAAGGGAACCCGTGAAGGGTTGGACGACAACCAGCTCATCGCCGCCTGCAAGGCCTCCGAGACCGACATCGACGGCATCCTTTCCGGCATCAAGGAGCGGCTGAAGGATCCGAAGTATGCGGACGTGCCGGTCCTGATCTGCGGGGACTTCAACAGCATGTCCCATTTCGACTATATTCCGGCTGCCAGGAGCCAATATGGCACCGTCATCCGCTGGCCCACCAGCGTGGCGATCACGAAGGCCGGGTTCACCGATTCCTACCGCGAGCTCCATCCGGTGGTGGACCGCATGAAGGACCGCACCTGGTCGCCCCGCTTCCCGGAGCAACAGCAGGACAGGATCGACTACATCTACTATAAAGGACGTAATTTGAAGGCGCTCTCCTGCGTGACCGACGAGAAGCACGCCGTGAAGTTTCCTTCCGACCATTCCGCTTTGGTCGCCGATTTCCAGGTCCGTTGA